Proteins from a genomic interval of Rosa chinensis cultivar Old Blush chromosome 2, RchiOBHm-V2, whole genome shotgun sequence:
- the LOC112187704 gene encoding cyclin-dependent kinase inhibitor 2: protein MEAKTAETSSVKKRKVEVAQLVKSKLVHLDKKPRPSVETISKVAEGRVCTDVATVREPEEEDEDAVCASPRSSGSDDHVDDTSCCSSNGASELVEDGHNLKFVDLVEDNGDDVESDEVESRTYNPLRERRQMTPSSNIQPQPTPAEPRRGSTAEKMPTELELEEFFTSAEKDIQNKFSQKYNYDLTKDEPLEGRYEWTRLKP from the exons ATGGAGGCCAAGACGGCGGAAACCAGCTCAGTCAAGAAGAGGAAGGTGGAAGTTGCACAGTTGGTCAAATCCAAACTCGTTCACCTCGACAAGAAGCCGAGACCTAGTGTTGAAACTATATCGAAAGTAGCAGAGGGAAGAGTGTGTACTGATGTTGCTACTGTTCGGGAACCagaggaggaagatgaagaCGCCGTTtgcgccagccctaggagcTCAGGCTCCGATGATCACGTCGACGACACCTCCTGTTGCTCTAGTAACGGCGCGAGTGAGCTGGTGGAAGATGGACATAACCTCAAATTCGTAGATCTGGTGGAG GATAACGGTGATGATGTTGAGAGTGACGAAGTTGAATCGCGGACGTATAATCCACTCAGAGAAAG GAGACAGATGACGCCTTCTAGCAACATTCAACCTCAACCAACGCCGGCGGAACCTCGGCGGGGTTCCACGGCAGAGAAAATGCCTACAGAATTGGAGCTGGAAGAATTCTTCACGTCGGCCGAGAAAGACATCCAAAATAAATTTTCACAGAA ATATAACTACGATCTAACGAAGGACGAGCCGTTGGAAGGACGTTACGAGTGGACTCGATTAAAGCCATAG
- the LOC112183796 gene encoding protein RER1A-like codes for MYCCTSLTEKKRNRPTDTPRATNPKRAPQWTPERREWVSPRRRRRQRTRRLGELPLDAVQEWSFGVSHRYQHLLDKTTPHVLHHRWLATLGVALAYVLRVYFVQGFYIMSYCLGIYLLNLLIGFLSPQVDSEIHDLSDGPSLPTRGSDKFRPFVRRLPEFKFWYSITKAFCIAFVMIFFF; via the exons ATGTACTGCTGCACCTCCCTTACCG agaagaagaggaaccgACCGACCGACACACCTCGAGCAACGAACCCCAAGAGGGCCCCACAATGGACACCGGAGCGGCGGGAGTGGGTCTCGCCGCGTCGTCGTCGTCGGCAGAGGACCCGTCGTCTAGGAGAATTGCCGCTCGACGCCGTCCAGGAGTGGAGCTTCGGCGTGTCGCACCGATACCAGCACCTGCTCGACAAAACGACGCCGCACGTCCTCCACCACCGCTGGCTCGCAACCCTCGGTGTGGCCTTGGCCTACGTCCTCCGCGTCTACTTCGTCCAGGGATTCTACATCATGTCATACTGCTTGGGGATCTACCTCCTCAACTTGCTCATcggctttctctctcctcaggtCGACTCGGAGATCCACGACCTTTCCGACGGCCCCAGCCTCCCGACCCGCGGATCCGACAAGTTCCGCCCCTTCGTTCGACGCCTCCCCGAGTTTAAATTCTG GTACTCAATTACAAAGGCGTTTTGCATTGCTTtcgtgatgattttttttttctga